A DNA window from Acinetobacter sp. 10FS3-1 contains the following coding sequences:
- the glmS gene encoding glutamine--fructose-6-phosphate transaminase (isomerizing): MCGIVGGIAERSITNILIEGLKRLEYRGYDSAGLALINQNQVLRERRVGKVANLENAVNESQIIGSLGIAHTRWATHGKPTENNAHPHISGNVAVVHNGIIENYQELKDDLEALGYVFTSQTDTEVVAHLVNDALKSTPILLEAVKQVVPQLKGAYALGIVHTDHPDELITVREGSPLVIGVGIGENFISSDQLALLPITNRFIYLEEGDIARLTRSTIEVFVDGQLVERPVKELDAAVSNASKGEYKHYMLKEIYEQPEAIQQTISQALNGNALREDFLVSAEQDFSKIQQIQIIACGTSYHAGMIAKYWFEQLIGLPCQVEIASEFRYRTPVIVNHTLYVCISQSGETADTLAALRDTQKRAQAKGLDISTMTICNVATSSMVRETEHSLLTLAGPEIGVASTKAFTTQLTALMLLVLKIGTVKNTISTEQVTAITTGLWHTPKVILDTLRYDDEILRLSELFVEKNHCLFLGRGTHFPIALEGALKLKEISYIHAEGYAAGELKHGPLALVDNDMPVVILAPQDDMLDKLKSNMEEVQARGGELFVFADEHSGIKAKERQHVVHIPEIDPLLAPIVYSIPVQLLSYHVAVLRGTDVDQPRNLAKSVTVE; encoded by the coding sequence ATGTGTGGTATCGTCGGTGGCATTGCGGAACGCAGCATTACCAATATTTTAATTGAAGGCCTGAAACGTCTTGAATACCGTGGCTATGACTCAGCCGGCTTAGCCCTGATTAACCAGAATCAGGTTCTACGTGAACGTCGTGTCGGCAAGGTTGCCAACCTTGAAAATGCAGTCAATGAATCACAGATTATTGGTTCGCTCGGGATTGCCCATACCCGCTGGGCCACACATGGCAAGCCGACTGAGAACAATGCCCATCCGCATATCTCCGGCAATGTGGCTGTGGTACATAACGGCATTATCGAGAACTATCAAGAGCTGAAAGATGACCTTGAAGCTCTAGGTTATGTATTCACTTCACAGACTGATACTGAAGTCGTTGCCCATCTGGTCAATGATGCACTGAAATCGACCCCGATTTTACTGGAAGCGGTAAAACAGGTGGTGCCACAACTAAAAGGCGCGTATGCACTGGGTATTGTTCATACCGATCATCCGGATGAGTTAATCACGGTGCGTGAAGGCTCACCACTGGTGATTGGGGTTGGAATTGGTGAAAACTTTATCAGTTCTGACCAGTTGGCCCTGCTGCCGATTACCAACCGCTTTATCTACCTGGAAGAAGGGGATATTGCCCGTTTGACTCGTAGCACGATTGAAGTGTTTGTGGATGGTCAACTGGTTGAGCGTCCGGTGAAAGAACTGGATGCTGCGGTGAGTAATGCCTCTAAAGGCGAATACAAGCACTATATGCTCAAAGAAATTTATGAGCAGCCTGAAGCCATCCAGCAAACCATTTCCCAAGCACTCAATGGAAATGCCCTGCGTGAAGACTTTCTGGTTAGTGCAGAGCAGGATTTTTCCAAGATCCAGCAGATTCAGATCATTGCTTGTGGGACCAGCTACCATGCCGGTATGATTGCCAAATACTGGTTTGAGCAGCTGATCGGCCTGCCTTGTCAGGTTGAAATTGCCAGTGAATTCCGTTACCGCACGCCAGTGATTGTAAATCACACCCTGTATGTCTGTATTTCTCAGTCCGGTGAAACCGCAGATACCCTGGCGGCCTTACGCGATACGCAGAAACGCGCTCAGGCCAAAGGTTTAGACATCAGCACAATGACCATCTGTAACGTGGCTACATCGTCGATGGTACGTGAAACTGAGCACAGCTTGCTGACCTTGGCAGGACCTGAAATTGGGGTCGCATCGACCAAAGCTTTTACCACCCAGTTGACTGCATTGATGTTGCTGGTACTGAAAATCGGTACTGTCAAAAACACGATTTCAACGGAACAGGTTACCGCGATTACGACCGGGCTCTGGCATACTCCTAAAGTGATTCTGGACACCCTGCGTTATGATGATGAAATTCTGCGCCTGTCTGAACTGTTTGTAGAAAAAAACCATTGTCTGTTCCTCGGCCGTGGGACGCATTTCCCGATCGCGCTTGAAGGTGCGTTGAAACTGAAAGAAATTTCCTATATCCATGCAGAAGGCTATGCAGCAGGTGAACTGAAACATGGCCCGCTGGCACTGGTGGATAATGATATGCCTGTGGTCATTCTGGCACCGCAGGATGACATGCTGGACAAATTAAAATCCAATATGGAAGAAGTTCAGGCACGTGGTGGCGAGTTATTTGTCTTTGCTGATGAGCATAGCGGCATCAAGGCCAAAGAACGCCAGCATGTGGTGCATATTCCTGAAATAGATCCACTTTTAGCCCCTATCGTCTATAGCATTCCGGTTCAGTTGCTGTCTTATCATGTAGCCGTCCTGCGGGGTACGGATGTAGATCAACCGCGTAACCTGGCAAAATCAGTGACCGTAGAATAA
- the nusB gene encoding transcription antitermination factor NusB, producing MSQTLQATYAAKRKARRFAVQGIYEWQMSHNPVHEIEARTRVENAMHKVDLSYYHELLTQVVANHEALDALLIPVLDREITVLDGVELATLRLGAYELKEHLEIPYRVVLDEAIELAKHFGGADSHKYINGVLDRLATTLRTAEKQQAH from the coding sequence ATGTCGCAAACACTTCAAGCAACTTATGCAGCAAAACGTAAAGCACGTCGTTTTGCTGTGCAAGGAATTTATGAATGGCAGATGAGCCACAATCCGGTGCATGAGATTGAAGCACGTACGCGTGTGGAAAATGCCATGCATAAAGTGGATCTGAGCTATTATCATGAATTGTTGACTCAAGTGGTTGCCAATCATGAAGCACTGGATGCGCTCTTAATTCCGGTACTGGATCGTGAAATTACCGTACTGGACGGCGTTGAGCTGGCTACACTGCGTTTGGGCGCCTACGAATTGAAAGAACATCTGGAAATTCCGTATCGTGTGGTTTTGGACGAAGCAATCGAACTGGCTAAACATTTTGGCGGTGCAGACAGCCATAAATACATCAACGGTGTATTGGACCGTTTAGCCACGACGCTACGTACAGCAGAAAAACAGCAAGCCCACTAG
- the ribE gene encoding 6,7-dimethyl-8-ribityllumazine synthase: MAIRRIEGMLHLASEGRFAILVGRFNSFVVEHLLEGAIDTLKRHGVSEDNITVVHAPGAWELPVVAKKLAVSERFDAIIALGAVIRGSTPHFDFVAGECAKGLGVVGLDTGLPVINGVLTTDSIEQAIERSGTKAGNKGSEAALTAIEMVNLLKAI; encoded by the coding sequence ATGGCTATTCGCCGTATTGAAGGTATGTTGCATCTCGCGAGCGAAGGCCGTTTCGCGATTTTAGTTGGTCGTTTTAATAGCTTTGTTGTTGAACATCTGTTAGAAGGTGCTATTGATACGTTGAAACGTCATGGCGTATCAGAGGATAATATTACGGTTGTTCATGCACCGGGTGCCTGGGAACTGCCGGTAGTTGCAAAAAAACTGGCTGTTTCGGAACGTTTCGATGCCATCATTGCACTTGGCGCAGTGATTCGTGGTAGCACCCCTCATTTCGATTTTGTAGCGGGTGAATGTGCCAAAGGTTTGGGCGTGGTTGGCCTGGACACTGGCTTACCGGTCATTAACGGTGTACTCACTACGGACAGTATCGAACAAGCGATTGAACGCTCGGGTACAAAAGCAGGAAATAAAGGCAGTGAAGCTGCTTTAACTGCGATTGAAATGGTTAACTTGTTAAAGGCTATCTAA
- the thiL gene encoding thiamine-phosphate kinase, whose protein sequence is MAEFSIIDSYFNRRNLNSVDLGVGDDSAVLTPPPQQQLVICTDTSVAGRHFPLETDPHAIGWKSVAVNLSDIAAMGATPHSILLALSLPQIDHAWLKAFSQGLYDCCDQFGVSLIGGDTTQSPHLTISITALGWVDSGQAIPRSGAQPGDLICVSGTVGDAAFALNHPGHPLQQRLDYPSPRCQLGVALKGLAHSMIDVSDGLAQDLGHILQASQVGATLALDKLPLSPALHTLRDEQKWQYALAGGDDYELCFTISPQNYEKLLQKQIDVSISIIGTVHSSLGLTFEKNGIDHLLQFNGYQHFA, encoded by the coding sequence ATGGCTGAGTTCTCGATTATTGATAGCTATTTTAATCGGCGGAATCTCAATTCTGTCGATTTAGGCGTCGGTGACGACTCAGCCGTGCTCACCCCTCCTCCACAGCAACAACTGGTGATCTGTACCGATACTTCAGTGGCTGGACGACATTTCCCCCTAGAGACTGACCCGCATGCGATTGGCTGGAAATCGGTTGCTGTTAATTTGTCCGATATTGCTGCCATGGGTGCCACCCCGCACAGTATTTTGCTGGCCTTGAGCCTACCCCAAATTGATCATGCCTGGCTCAAAGCCTTTAGTCAGGGCCTGTATGATTGCTGCGATCAATTTGGGGTGAGCTTAATTGGTGGCGATACCACACAAAGCCCTCACCTGACCATAAGCATCACTGCACTTGGCTGGGTCGATAGCGGACAGGCTATTCCGCGCTCAGGTGCCCAACCGGGTGACCTGATCTGTGTCAGCGGTACCGTCGGCGATGCAGCTTTTGCCCTGAATCATCCCGGCCACCCCTTACAGCAGCGGCTGGATTATCCGAGCCCACGCTGCCAGCTCGGTGTTGCCTTAAAAGGCCTGGCACATAGCATGATTGATGTTTCGGATGGCCTGGCTCAAGATCTGGGACATATTCTTCAAGCTTCTCAAGTGGGTGCAACCCTGGCACTGGATAAGCTCCCGCTCAGCCCTGCCCTGCACACCTTGCGTGATGAGCAAAAATGGCAATATGCGCTCGCCGGTGGCGATGATTATGAATTATGCTTTACAATAAGTCCGCAAAATTATGAAAAATTATTGCAAAAACAAATTGATGTTTCGATTAGTATAATCGGCACTGTTCATTCTTCACTCGGTTTAACTTTTGAAAAAAATGGCATAGATCATTTGCTTCAATTTAATGGGTATCAACATTTTGCATAA
- a CDS encoding phosphatidylglycerophosphatase A translates to MGINILHKPAINFKAMSWKDRLIVFSGVGFGSGLAPKAPGTFGSAFALLFVPFWLSLGFLNSFFAMVIMSLIGIYICGKTAELMGVHDDGRIVWDEFAGQSITFLPVLYMGQMNWLWLLVGFALFRLFDVWKPWPIRVIDRQVGGGFGIMLDDIIAGLWAALCILIYLFLPWPSYI, encoded by the coding sequence ATGGGTATCAACATTTTGCATAAACCTGCAATAAATTTTAAAGCGATGTCCTGGAAGGACCGATTGATTGTATTTAGTGGAGTGGGCTTTGGTTCTGGCCTGGCACCGAAAGCGCCGGGGACGTTTGGCTCAGCTTTTGCGCTGTTATTTGTGCCGTTCTGGCTCTCTCTGGGTTTTTTAAATAGCTTTTTTGCCATGGTGATCATGTCACTGATTGGCATCTATATCTGTGGCAAAACCGCTGAGCTGATGGGTGTACATGATGATGGCCGGATTGTCTGGGACGAATTTGCTGGGCAATCCATCACGTTTCTACCCGTTCTCTATATGGGGCAGATGAACTGGCTGTGGCTTCTGGTTGGCTTTGCCCTGTTCCGTTTGTTTGATGTCTGGAAACCTTGGCCAATCCGGGTCATTGACCGCCAAGTCGGCGGGGGATTCGGCATCATGCTGGATGATATTATTGCCGGCCTTTGGGCAGCTCTCTGTATTCTGATTTATCTTTTTTTACCATGGCCTAGCTACATTTAG
- the glmU gene encoding bifunctional UDP-N-acetylglucosamine diphosphorylase/glucosamine-1-phosphate N-acetyltransferase GlmU gives MSTTVIILAAGKGTRMRSHLPKVLQPLAGRPLLGHVIETAKKLNANNIITIYGHGGDRVQTAFADQIIQWVKQAEQLGTGHAVQMTLPVLPQDGISLILSGDVPCIRPATLQNLLNATQETGIGLVTLTLPDATGYGRIVRKDGQIQAIVEHKDATDAQRQIKEINTGIYAVSNAKLHEWLPRLSNDNAQGEYYLTDIVAMALADGMQVASVEPELAFEVEGVNDRVQLAALERQFQAYQAKQLMQQGVHLIDPNRFDLRGHLTVGKDVKIDINVIIEGDCELGDQVEIGAGCVIKNTKIAAGTKVQPYSVFDQAVVGEDAQIGPFARLRPGAKLANDVHIGNFVEVKNSSIGLGSKANHFTYLGDAEIGSGSNIGAGTITCNYDGANKFKTIIGDNAFIGSNSSLVAPVQIGNGATVGAGSTITRDVAENSLAVERSKQFAKENYPRPQKIKK, from the coding sequence ATGTCAACGACTGTCATTATTCTTGCTGCAGGTAAAGGAACGCGTATGCGCTCTCATTTACCCAAAGTATTACAACCTCTTGCAGGACGCCCCTTACTTGGTCATGTGATCGAAACGGCGAAAAAGCTGAATGCTAATAATATTATTACCATTTATGGACATGGCGGTGATCGTGTCCAAACTGCATTTGCAGATCAAATTATCCAATGGGTGAAACAGGCGGAACAGCTGGGTACCGGTCATGCGGTACAAATGACGTTACCGGTCTTGCCACAGGATGGCATCTCCCTGATCCTATCGGGTGATGTGCCTTGTATTAGGCCGGCTACCTTGCAAAACCTGCTGAATGCTACCCAAGAGACAGGCATTGGCCTGGTAACCTTAACCTTGCCAGATGCAACAGGTTATGGTCGTATTGTCCGTAAAGATGGCCAGATTCAAGCGATTGTTGAACATAAAGACGCGACTGACGCACAGCGCCAAATTAAGGAAATCAATACCGGGATTTATGCTGTTAGCAATGCCAAATTGCATGAATGGCTGCCACGTTTAAGCAATGATAATGCACAAGGCGAATATTACCTGACGGATATCGTGGCGATGGCGCTAGCCGATGGCATGCAGGTGGCCTCGGTAGAACCTGAGCTGGCTTTTGAAGTCGAAGGCGTCAATGACCGCGTACAACTGGCTGCCCTGGAGCGCCAGTTCCAGGCGTATCAAGCCAAGCAGCTGATGCAGCAAGGTGTTCATCTGATTGATCCCAACCGTTTTGACCTACGTGGCCATTTGACAGTCGGTAAGGATGTGAAAATTGATATCAACGTGATTATCGAAGGTGATTGCGAACTCGGCGACCAGGTTGAAATTGGCGCAGGCTGCGTGATTAAAAATACCAAAATTGCTGCGGGCACCAAAGTACAGCCATATAGCGTATTCGATCAGGCTGTTGTCGGTGAAGATGCACAGATTGGTCCCTTTGCACGTTTACGTCCAGGGGCGAAACTGGCCAATGACGTACATATTGGCAACTTTGTCGAAGTCAAAAATTCAAGTATTGGCCTAGGTTCCAAGGCCAATCATTTCACCTATTTAGGTGATGCCGAAATCGGCAGTGGTTCTAATATTGGTGCCGGTACCATTACCTGCAACTACGACGGCGCCAATAAATTTAAAACCATCATTGGAGATAATGCCTTTATTGGTTCCAACAGCTCCTTGGTTGCTCCGGTACAGATTGGCAACGGTGCCACTGTCGGTGCAGGCTCAACCATTACCCGTGATGTGGCAGAGAACAGTTTAGCGGTGGAACGTTCCAAGCAATTTGCCAAAGAAAATTATCCACGTCCGCAAAAGATCAAGAAATAA
- the ribBA gene encoding bifunctional 3,4-dihydroxy-2-butanone-4-phosphate synthase/GTP cyclohydrolase II encodes MPLNTVEELVADIRAGKMVILMDDEDRENEGDLVIAATHVRPEDINFMITHARGLVCLTLSKERCQQLNLPLMVDANGAQHGTNFTLSIEAAEGITTGISAAERAHTIQTAVAAHAKPTDIVQPGHIFPLMAQPGGVLHRAGHTEAGCDLARLAGLEPASVICEIIKEDGTMARRPDLEVFAEKHGLKIGTIADLIHYRMTNEQTVERIDHQVIETEYGSFDLYRYRELGNPDIHLALVKGEPKQGVTTVRVHGFNPTRDLLKVKKPDSESTWNLDRALKEISTSDRGVLVWIGQRHLQDLGPALETLKAPKNVKSNAALSQQYQTIGVGAQILRDLGVEKMKLLSSPLRFNALSGFNLEVVEYITAQQTS; translated from the coding sequence ATGCCGCTCAATACAGTTGAAGAGCTTGTCGCAGATATCCGTGCAGGAAAAATGGTCATCCTGATGGATGATGAAGACCGTGAAAATGAAGGTGACCTGGTTATTGCTGCCACGCATGTCCGCCCGGAGGACATCAACTTTATGATCACCCATGCGCGTGGTCTGGTCTGCCTGACGTTGAGTAAAGAGCGTTGCCAGCAGCTGAATTTACCGTTAATGGTCGATGCGAACGGTGCCCAGCACGGCACCAACTTCACGCTGTCTATTGAAGCAGCAGAAGGGATTACCACCGGCATTTCAGCCGCTGAACGTGCTCACACGATTCAGACTGCAGTGGCGGCACATGCCAAGCCAACAGATATTGTACAGCCCGGCCATATTTTCCCTTTAATGGCACAGCCAGGTGGGGTATTGCACCGCGCAGGTCATACCGAAGCAGGATGTGATCTGGCCCGCCTTGCCGGTCTGGAACCCGCATCGGTAATTTGTGAAATTATTAAAGAAGATGGCACCATGGCGCGCCGTCCGGATCTGGAAGTATTTGCCGAAAAGCATGGTCTGAAAATTGGCACCATTGCCGACCTGATTCATTACCGTATGACCAATGAACAGACGGTTGAGCGTATTGATCATCAAGTCATCGAGACTGAATATGGCAGCTTTGACTTGTATCGTTACCGTGAGCTCGGCAATCCGGATATTCATTTAGCCTTAGTAAAAGGCGAGCCTAAACAAGGTGTCACGACGGTACGCGTACATGGTTTTAACCCGACCCGCGATCTTTTAAAAGTCAAAAAACCGGACAGTGAAAGTACCTGGAATCTGGACCGAGCACTCAAAGAGATTTCTACCAGCGACCGCGGTGTACTGGTCTGGATCGGCCAGCGCCATTTACAGGACTTAGGCCCGGCTTTAGAGACCCTGAAAGCACCGAAAAATGTCAAATCCAATGCTGCACTGTCTCAGCAATATCAAACCATTGGGGTGGGCGCACAAATTTTACGTGATCTGGGCGTGGAAAAAATGAAGCTGCTCAGCTCTCCATTACGTTTCAATGCCCTGTCCGGCTTTAACTTAGAAGTGGTGGAATACATCACTGCACAACAAACATCTTAA
- the pyrE gene encoding orotate phosphoribosyltransferase, giving the protein MSTPAQFNPQAFIELALSRGVLKFGEFTLKSGRVSPYFFNAGLLNDGEALSLLASGYAAKLMQCDQVEVVFGPAYKGIPFVAATAVALSQNHGVSIPWGFNRKEAKDHGEGGVLVGASVEGKKVWIIDDVITAGTAIREVVTILKNAGAQIAGVLVALDRQEKGQGELSAIQEVQKELEIPVHALITMKDLMDYLDGKGEQEALAKMEAYRVKYGI; this is encoded by the coding sequence ATGTCAACGCCAGCTCAGTTTAACCCGCAAGCTTTTATCGAACTCGCATTATCACGTGGTGTGCTTAAATTTGGTGAGTTTACTTTAAAATCGGGTCGTGTGAGCCCTTATTTTTTTAATGCCGGCTTGTTAAATGATGGCGAAGCCTTGTCTCTCTTGGCATCAGGCTATGCAGCCAAGCTGATGCAATGTGATCAGGTCGAAGTGGTTTTTGGTCCGGCATATAAAGGTATTCCATTTGTTGCTGCAACTGCGGTCGCACTGTCGCAAAATCATGGTGTGAGTATACCTTGGGGCTTTAACCGTAAAGAAGCTAAAGATCACGGTGAAGGTGGCGTATTGGTCGGAGCTTCGGTTGAAGGTAAAAAAGTCTGGATTATTGATGATGTGATTACTGCCGGAACTGCGATCCGTGAAGTGGTCACTATTCTGAAAAATGCCGGTGCACAAATTGCCGGGGTACTGGTTGCGTTAGATCGTCAGGAAAAAGGTCAGGGCGAACTTTCTGCAATCCAAGAAGTCCAAAAAGAACTTGAAATTCCAGTACATGCACTGATCACCATGAAAGACTTAATGGATTATCTGGATGGTAAAGGCGAGCAGGAAGCACTGGCAAAAATGGAAGCCTATCGCGTTAAATACGGTATTTAA